One genomic segment of Triplophysa rosa linkage group LG22, Trosa_1v2, whole genome shotgun sequence includes these proteins:
- the slc9a6b gene encoding sodium/hydrogen exchanger 6b: MGSQRRLTSLTMAFIIPRFLCLMCVSVVCRGENTEMVNVVTERKAEESHRQDSADLLIFIMLLTLTILTIWLFKHRRFRFLHETGLAMIYGLLMGVILRFAVHSPQDINNVTLTCAVNSSPTTLLVNVSGRFYEYSLKGEVRDSKGHDVPNAEMLRKVTFDPEVFFNILLPPIIFHAGYSLKRRHFFRNLGSILSYAFVGTVISSFVTGLVMYGCVVFMKVIGQLGGDFFFTDCLFFGAIVSATDPVTVLAIFNELKVDVDLYALMFGESVLNDAVAIILSSSIGAYQPEGDNRHTFDGSALLKSLGVFMGVFSGSFAMGAATGVMTALVTKFTKLRDFPLLETALFFLMSWSTFLLAEACGFTGVVAVLFCGITQAHYTYNNLSDDSKSRTKQLFEVLNFLAENFIFSYMGLTLFSFQHHVFNPCFIIGAFLAIFLGRAANIYPISFFVNLGRKNKIAANFQHVMMFSGLRGAMTFALSIRDTATYARQMMFSTTLLIVFFTVWICGGGTTPVLSLMQIRVGVDTDQENATTAPDGVQRSTKHESAWPFRLWYTFDHNYLKPILTHSGPPLTSTLPACCGAIARCLTSSQAYENVGRLHDEDTELILNDGGGLMYGDMTVSTDAHGVPTTSSSQAGLYSLAGTSNDPLDRELAFGGTRLVLPTEDPQDPLTSFPPPLPSPPLADPLRHRV, translated from the exons ATGGGATCTCAAAGAAGGCTCACCTCACTCACAATGGCTTTTATAATTCCCCGTTTTCTCTGCTTGATGTGTGTTAGTGTCGTTTGTcgaggtgaaaacacagaaatggTGAATGTGGTGACAGAGAGGAAAGCGGAGGAGAGCCACAGACAGGACAGCGCTGATCTGCTCATTTTCATCATGTTACTGACGCTCACTATCCTCACCATATGGTTATTTAAACACCGTCGCTTCAGGTTTCTACATGAGACGGGTTTGGCCATGATCTATG GATTGCTTATGGGTGTGATTCTGCGCTTCGCAGTCCATTCACCACAAGACATCAATAATGTTACCTTGACATGTGCGGTTAACAGCAGCCCCACCACACTACTGGTGAACGTGAGCGGCCGTTTCTACGAGTACAGTCTGAAAGGAGAGGTCAGAGACAGCAAGGGTCACGACGTGCCCAATGCAGAGATGCTCAGGAAG GTCACTTTTGATCCAGAGGTTTTCTTCAACATTTTGCTTCCACCAATCATCTTTCATGCAGGCTACAGCCTCAAACGA AGACATTTTTTCAGAAATCTGGGGTCTATCCTCTCCTATGCCTTTGTGGGCACAGTGATATCAAGTTTTGTTACCGG GTTGGTGATGTACGGCTGTGTGGTGTTCATGAAAGTCATTGGTCAGCTTGGAGGAGATTTCTTCTTCACTGACTGTCTTTTCTTTGGTGCTATTGTATCTGCTACAGACCCag TAACAGTTCTGGCCATTTTCAATGAGCTGAAGGTTGATGTGGATCTCTATGCACTGATGTTTGGAGAGAGCGTTCTCAATGATGCAGTAGCTATCATCTTGTCCTC GTCAATAGGGGCATACCAGCCCGAGGGAGACAATCGGCACACGTTTGACGGCAGTGCCCTCCTCAAATCACTGGGCGTCTTTATGGGTGTTTTTAGTGGGTCTTTTGCGATGGGCGCTGCGACTGGAGTCATGACAGCTCTG GTCACCAAGTTCACCAAGCTGAGAGATTTTCCCTTGCTGGAAACCGCTCTTTTCTTCCTCATGTCCTGGAGTACTTTCTTATTGGCCGAGGCCTGTGGTTTCACAG GCGTGGTGGCAGTGCTGTTCTGTGGCATTACTCAGGCTCATTATACATACAACAACCTTTCAGACGATTCAAAAAGCAGAACCAAACAG CTGTTTGAGGTGTTAAATTTCCTGGCTGAAAACTTCATCTTCTCATACATGGGCTTGACACTTTTTTCCTTCCAGCACCATGTGTTTAATCCCTGCTTCATTATAGGTGCCTTT CTGGCCATATTTCTTGGCAGGGCAGCCAATATCTACcccatttctttttttgtaaatctCGGCCGCAAGAACAAAATCGCAGCCAATTTCCAACATGTCATGATGTTTTCAG GGCTTCGAGGGGCAATGACCTTTGCCCTCTCTATTAGGGACACAGCGACATATGCCAGGCAGATGATGTTCTCCACCACGCTACTCATAGTTTTCTTCACCGTGTGGATTTGTGGGGGCGGAACCACTCCTGTGCTGTCACTTATGCAGATTCG GGTGGGAGTGGACACAGATCAAGAGAATGCA ACTACAGCACCGGATGGGGTACAAAGAAGCACCAAGCATGAGAGCGCATGGCCATTCAGACTGTGGTACACATTTGACCACAA TTATTTAAAGCCCATTCTCACTCACAGTGGACCTCCACTGACCTCCACTCTGCCTGCCTGCTGTGGTGCAATCGCACGCTGTCTGACAAGCTCGCAGGCCTATGAG AATGTAGGTCGACTGCATGATGAGGACACAGAACTGATCCTAAATGACGGAGGTGGTTTGATGTATGGGGACATGACGGTCAGCACTGATGCCCACGGCGTACCCACCACCTCCTCGAGTCAGGCCGGCCTGTACTCACTAGCAGGAACCTCCAATGATCCCCTCGACAGGGAGCTTGCATTCGGGGGCACCCGTCTGGTCCTTCCCACAGAAGACCCGCAAGACCCCCTGACATCTTTCCCTCCTCCTCTGCCATCCCCGCCTCTGGCTGACCCCTTGCGCCACAGAGTCTGA